In a genomic window of Scomber japonicus isolate fScoJap1 chromosome 17, fScoJap1.pri, whole genome shotgun sequence:
- the LOC128377045 gene encoding sine oculis-binding protein homolog, whose product MPEMEKGRPPENKRSRKPAHPVKREINQEMKTFAESTMNELLGWYGYDKVDLRESEANEIRNYRERRQHVSVLKENSLPKPKSLDTKVSHSVLAMKSGARESSSVPSSSPSSSSTCSSLTTPKEHKSAPVIVPLIKPSAVEDVQNVQIVCVWCQKEGVKRYSLCMGSELKSFCSEKCFAACRRAYFKRNKARDEDLHGERSPQHPHTEDSPRLVLKINSNVRSLSPVPQVCDWCKHVRHTKEYLDFGSGEERLQFCSTKCLNQYKMDVFYREARAALTSSSPGRTSQEGRPETSVAGQKLLTPESWNSSTSTGEARHRNLSPKGPTPIHGSAESTSISPSEASSSSSSKVTVSGLRTLDRPIQPPLPPSAVEVSSHTVPIHPPPPRPPLEHQPVPQIHMPFIRPPLHAQGLRSPLAHPPRHPGPPSSPIHRPPHSPHLQPPTSSSMNPPGLMHPFPGAYFPGLHSPPLNMMPRGPVPMPPMMNFGIPSFSPLLPQPTVLVPYPIIVPLPVPIPIPIPIPVPSKANLETPAHSGVIQPVPEGADRGRSIATRPPSPGIHEANKFSGTQGLPSPSDPSARDTDWVKSERPFPSPTSTPHSGASSPREQYNASPCSAPGFDGPTDYKQQQQSERQVIQRVLQRTQVKLEPSANAVVDVSGHRSSGIGQGTRSGFSDIIRPTPPLPQSPSHDTVYHHQDSHTPLSHTPPSPPGSNNPYDTTSSALKPQDHGPNGMSSSSTPASPDSPLPQRVPAPPPDPALSELEAIKENKCSIVGPVRVEGPISPTAEPLAVVGEVGEDPHVPDEDHAYALPTAPKTGGTTTPLLLPKLRDKGSLRSPANTPSAGDMEPALKRRCLRIRDQNK is encoded by the exons ACGTTTGCAGAAAGCACCATGAATGAACTCCTGGGATGGTACGGCTATGACAAGGTAGATCTAAGAGAATCTGAGGCCAACGAGATCAGAAACTACAGAGAAAGGCGTCAGCATGTGTCAGTGCTAAAAG AAAACTCATTGCCAAAACCTAAGAGCCTGGACACCaaagtcagtcactcagtcctGGCTATGAAGAGTGGAGCGAGAGAGTCCTCTAGTGTCCCCTCctcttcaccctcctcctcctcaacatGTTCATCCCTGACCACCCCCAAGGAGCACAAGAGTGCACCTGTCATCGTCCCCCTCATAAAGCCATCAGCAG TGGAGGATGTACAGAATGTGCAGATAGTGTGTGTTTGGTGCCAGAAGGAAGGTGTAAAACGCTATTCACTATGTATGGGATCAGAGCTCAAGAGCTTCTGCAGTGAGAAGTGTTTTGCTGCCTGCAGACGGGCCTACTTCAAACGCAATAAG GCCAGAGATGAAGACCTCCATGGTGAGAGATCCCCCCAGCACCCCCATACAGAGGACTCGCCCAGACTGGTTTTGAAGATAAACAGCAATGTTAGA TCTCTCTCCCCTGTGCCACAGGTATGTGATTGGTGCAAACATGTCCGCCACACTAAAGAATACTTGGACTTCGGATCTGGTGAAGAGAGGCTCCAGTTCTGCAGCACTAAGTGTCTTAATCAATACAAGATGGATGTTTTCTACAGAGAAGCCCGTGCAGCTCTCACCAGCTCCAGTCCAGGCAGAACCAGTCAGGAGGGGAGGCCGGAGACCAGTGTGGCAGGGCAAAAGCTACTCACCCCAGAGTCTTGGAACAGCAGCACTAGTACAGGAGAAGCTCGTCACAGAAATCTTTCCCCTAAAGGCCCTACGCCAATCCATGGATCAGCAGAATCCACCTCCATCTCCCCTTCAGAGgcatcatcttcttcctcttctaaGGTCACTGTCTCTGGGCTAAGGACCCTTGATAGGCCCATCCAGCCACCTCTGCCTCCATCTGCTGTAGAGGTGTCATCTCACACTGTTCCtattcatcctcctcctccacgcCCCCCTTTGGAACATCAGCCAGTACCTCAAATCCACATGCCCTTCATCAGACCTCCTCTTCATGCTCAGGGCCTCAGAAGTCCCCTTGCCCACCCTCCCAGACACCCAGGTCCCCCTTCTAGCCCTATCCACAGACCTCCTCACTCTCCTCACCTGCagccccccacctcctcctccatgaaTCCCCCGGGACTGATGCATCCTTTCCCAGGAGCCTACTTCCCTGGCTTGCATTCCCCTCCCCTTAACATGATGCCGAGAGGCCCTGTCCCAATGCCTCCTATGATGAACTTTGGTATTCCTTCCTTTAGCCCGCTCTTGCCCCAGCCCACTGTCCTGGTGCCTTATCCCATTATTGTTCCCCTGCCTGTCCCCATACCCATTCCTATCCCCATTCCAGTCCCCTCTAAGGCAAACCTAGAAACCCCAGCTCACAGTGGAGTTATACAGCCTGTGCCAGAGGGGGCAGACAGGGGTAGATCCATAGCTACCAGGCCTCCATCTCCAGGGATCCATGAAGCCAACAAATTCAGTGGAACTCAGGGTCTCCCCTCACCCAGTGACCCCAGTGCCAGGGACACAGATTGGGTTAAATCAGAGAGGCCGTTCCCATCACCAACATCCACACCCCACAGTGGAGCATCCTCCCCCAGGGAACAGTACAACGCATCTCCCTGCTCAGCCCCAGGGTTTGATGGGCCGACAGActataaacagcagcagcagtcagaaCGACAAGTCATACAAAGGGTACTTCAAAGGACCCAAGTGAAGCTGGAGCCCAGTGCCAATGCAGTTGTGGACGTTTCAGGGCACAGGTCATCAGGAATTGGGCAGGGTACCAGATCAGGgttcagtgacatcatcagacccACCCCTCCTCTACCACAGTCCCCTTCTCATGACACTGTATACCACCATCAGGACTCCCACACTCCACTGTCACATACCCCACCAAGCCCTCCAGGGAGCAACAATCCATATGATACCACGTCTTCTGCCCTGAAACCTCAGGACCATGGTCCAAATGGAATGTCCTCATCATCCACTCCTGCCAGTCCAGACTCCCCCCTACCCCAGAGAGTACCAGCACCACCACCTGACCCTGCACTCAGTGAGCTGGAGGCTATCAAAGAGAACAAGTGCTCTATTGTTGGCCCAGTACGGGTGGAGGGTCCAATCAGTCCGACCGCAGAGCCCTTAGCAGTGGTtggggaggtaggagaggaccCCCATGTTCCTGATGAGGACCATGCCTATGCTCTGCCCACAGCGCCAAAGACAGGTGGGACCACCACCCCGCTGCTCTTGCCCAAACTCAGGGACAAGGGTAGCCTGCGGAGCCCTGCTAATACGCCCAGTGCTGGAGACATGGAGCCAGCTCTGAAGAGGAGATGCCTACGAATCCGCGATCAGAATAAGTAG